A genomic segment from Callithrix jacchus isolate 240 chromosome 8, calJac240_pri, whole genome shotgun sequence encodes:
- the KLC1 gene encoding kinesin light chain 1 isoform X42, with the protein MYENMSTMVYIKEDKLEKLTQDEIISKTKQVIQGLEALKNEHNSILQSLLETLKCLKKDDESNLVEEKSNMIRKSLEMLELGLSEAQVMMALSNHLNAVESEKQKLRAQVRRLCQENQWLRDELANTQQKLQKSEQSVAQLEEEKKHLEFMNQLKKYDDDISPSEDKDTDSTKEPLDDLFPNDEDDPGQGIQQQHSSAAAAAQQGGYEIPARLRTLHNLVIQYASQGRYEVAVPLCKQALEDLEKTSGHDHPDVATMLNILALVYRDQNKYKDAANLLNDALAIREKTLGKDHPAVAATLNNLAVLYGKRGKYKEAEPLCKRALEIREKVLGKDHPDVAKQLNNLALLCQNQGKYEEVEYYYQRALEIYQTKLGPDDPNVAKTKNNLASCYLKQGKFKQAETLYKEILTRAHEREFGSVDDENKPIWMHAEEREECKGKQKDGTSFGEYGGWYKACKVDSPTVTTTLKNLGALYRRQGKFEAAETLEEAAMRSRKQGLDNVHKQRVAEVLNDPENMEKRRSRESLNVDVVKYESGPDGGEEA; encoded by the exons ATGTATGAGAACATGTCCACAATGGTGTACATAAAGGAAGACAAGTTGGAGAAGCTTACGCAGgatgaaattatttctaagaCAAAGCAAGTGATTCAGGGGCTGGAGGCTTTGAAGAATGAGCACAATTCCATCTTACAAAGTTTACTGGAGACACTGAAGTGTTTGAAGAAGGATGATGAGAGTAACCTGGTGGAGGAGAAATCAAACATGATCCGGAAGTCACTGGAGATGTTGGAGCTTGGCCTGAGTGAGGCACAG GTTATGATGGCTTTGTCGAATCACCTGAATGCTGTGGAGTCTGAGAAACAGAAACTGCGTGCACAGGTTCGTCGTCTGTGCCAGGAGAATCAGTGGCTGCGGGATGAGCTGGCCAACACGCAGCAGAAACTGCAGAAGAGTGAGCAGTCTGTGGCTCAactggaggaggagaagaagcatCTGGAGTTTATGAATCAGCTAAAAAAATACGATGATGACATTTCCCCATCT GAGGACAAAGACACTGATTCTACCAAAGAGCCTCTGGATGACCTTTTCCCCAATGATGAAGACGACCCAGGGCAAGGAA TCCAGCAGCAGCACAGCAGTGCAGCCGCGGCTGCCCAGCAGGGCGGCTACGAGATTCCTGCACGGCTGCGTACGCTCCACAACCTGGTGATCCAGTATGCCTCTCAGGGGCGCTACGAGGTAGCTGTGCCCCTCTGCAAGCAGGCCCTGGAGGACCTGGAGAAGACTTCAGGACATGACCACCCCGACGTGGCCACCATGCTCAACATCCTGGCCTTGGTGTACAG gGATCAGAATAAATACAAAGACGCAGCTAACCTGCTGAATGACGCCTTGGCTATCCGTGAGAAAACCCTGGGCAAAGACCATCCTGCG GTGGCAGCGACTTTGAATAACCTTGCAGTCCTTTATGGTAAAAGAGGGAAGTACAAAGAAGCAGAGCCATTGTGTAAAAGAGCTCTGGAAATCCGAGAAAAG GTTTTGGGGAAGGACCACCCCGACGTTGCCAAGCAGTTGAATAACTTGGCCTTACTGTGCCAGAACCAGGGCAAGTATGAAGAGGTCGAGTACTATTACCAAAGAGCCCTGGAGATCTACCAGACGAAACTGGGGCCGGACGACCCCAACGTGGCCAAGACGAAAAATAACCTG gcatCCTGCTATCTGAAGCAAGGAAAGTTCAAGCAGGCAGAAACACTGTACAAAGAAATTCTCACTCGTGCACATGAACGGGAGTTTGGTTCTGTAGATG ATGAAAATAAACCCATTTGGATGCAtgctgaagaaagagaagaatgcaaa GGAAAGCAAAAGGATGGGACATCTTTTGGAGAGTATGGCGGCTGGTACAAAGCCTGCAAAGTTGATAG TCCAACTGTTACAACCACTCTGAAAAACCTCGGGGCACTTTATAGACGTCAAGGCAAATTTGAAGCTGCAGAAACATTAGAAGAAGCTGCCATGAGGTCTCGCAAACAG GGTCTTGACAATGTTCACAAACAGAGGGTGGCGGAAGTGCTCAATGACCCTGAGAACATGGAGAAGCGCAGGAGCCGCGAGAGCCTCAACGTGGACGTGGTCAAGTACGAGAGTGGCCCTGACGGAGGGGAGGAA GCCTAG
- the KLC1 gene encoding kinesin light chain 1 isoform X14 — protein MYENMSTMVYIKEDKLEKLTQDEIISKTKQVIQGLEALKNEHNSILQSLLETLKCLKKDDESNLVEEKSNMIRKSLEMLELGLSEAQVMMALSNHLNAVESEKQKLRAQVRRLCQENQWLRDELANTQQKLQKSEQSVAQLEEEKKHLEFMNQLKKYDDDISPSEDKDTDSTKEPLDDLFPNDEDDPGQGIQQQHSSAAAAAQQGGYEIPARLRTLHNLVIQYASQGRYEVAVPLCKQALEDLEKTSGHDHPDVATMLNILALVYRDQNKYKDAANLLNDALAIREKTLGKDHPAVAATLNNLAVLYGKRGKYKEAEPLCKRALEIREKVLGKDHPDVAKQLNNLALLCQNQGKYEEVEYYYQRALEIYQTKLGPDDPNVAKTKNNLASCYLKQGKFKQAETLYKEILTRAHEREFGSVDDENKPIWMHAEEREECKGKQKDGTSFGEYGGWYKACKVDSPTVTTTLKNLGALYRRQGKFEAAETLEEAAMRSRKQGLDNVHKQRVAEVLNDPENMEKRRSRESLNVDVVKYESGPDGGEEVSMSVEWNGDGTGSLKRSGSFSKLRASIRRSSEKLVRKLKGGSSRESEPKNPGASLAEPLSVENDSSSSGLEDAIAN, from the exons ATGTATGAGAACATGTCCACAATGGTGTACATAAAGGAAGACAAGTTGGAGAAGCTTACGCAGgatgaaattatttctaagaCAAAGCAAGTGATTCAGGGGCTGGAGGCTTTGAAGAATGAGCACAATTCCATCTTACAAAGTTTACTGGAGACACTGAAGTGTTTGAAGAAGGATGATGAGAGTAACCTGGTGGAGGAGAAATCAAACATGATCCGGAAGTCACTGGAGATGTTGGAGCTTGGCCTGAGTGAGGCACAG GTTATGATGGCTTTGTCGAATCACCTGAATGCTGTGGAGTCTGAGAAACAGAAACTGCGTGCACAGGTTCGTCGTCTGTGCCAGGAGAATCAGTGGCTGCGGGATGAGCTGGCCAACACGCAGCAGAAACTGCAGAAGAGTGAGCAGTCTGTGGCTCAactggaggaggagaagaagcatCTGGAGTTTATGAATCAGCTAAAAAAATACGATGATGACATTTCCCCATCT GAGGACAAAGACACTGATTCTACCAAAGAGCCTCTGGATGACCTTTTCCCCAATGATGAAGACGACCCAGGGCAAGGAA TCCAGCAGCAGCACAGCAGTGCAGCCGCGGCTGCCCAGCAGGGCGGCTACGAGATTCCTGCACGGCTGCGTACGCTCCACAACCTGGTGATCCAGTATGCCTCTCAGGGGCGCTACGAGGTAGCTGTGCCCCTCTGCAAGCAGGCCCTGGAGGACCTGGAGAAGACTTCAGGACATGACCACCCCGACGTGGCCACCATGCTCAACATCCTGGCCTTGGTGTACAG gGATCAGAATAAATACAAAGACGCAGCTAACCTGCTGAATGACGCCTTGGCTATCCGTGAGAAAACCCTGGGCAAAGACCATCCTGCG GTGGCAGCGACTTTGAATAACCTTGCAGTCCTTTATGGTAAAAGAGGGAAGTACAAAGAAGCAGAGCCATTGTGTAAAAGAGCTCTGGAAATCCGAGAAAAG GTTTTGGGGAAGGACCACCCCGACGTTGCCAAGCAGTTGAATAACTTGGCCTTACTGTGCCAGAACCAGGGCAAGTATGAAGAGGTCGAGTACTATTACCAAAGAGCCCTGGAGATCTACCAGACGAAACTGGGGCCGGACGACCCCAACGTGGCCAAGACGAAAAATAACCTG gcatCCTGCTATCTGAAGCAAGGAAAGTTCAAGCAGGCAGAAACACTGTACAAAGAAATTCTCACTCGTGCACATGAACGGGAGTTTGGTTCTGTAGATG ATGAAAATAAACCCATTTGGATGCAtgctgaagaaagagaagaatgcaaa GGAAAGCAAAAGGATGGGACATCTTTTGGAGAGTATGGCGGCTGGTACAAAGCCTGCAAAGTTGATAG TCCAACTGTTACAACCACTCTGAAAAACCTCGGGGCACTTTATAGACGTCAAGGCAAATTTGAAGCTGCAGAAACATTAGAAGAAGCTGCCATGAGGTCTCGCAAACAG GGTCTTGACAATGTTCACAAACAGAGGGTGGCGGAAGTGCTCAATGACCCTGAGAACATGGAGAAGCGCAGGAGCCGCGAGAGCCTCAACGTGGACGTGGTCAAGTACGAGAGTGGCCCTGACGGAGGGGAGGAAGTGAGTATGAGCGTAGAGTGGAACGGG GATGGCACTGGATCTTTAAAACGCAGTGGTTCCTTTAGCAAACTCCGGGCTTCCATTAGACGCAGCAGTGAGAAGCTGGTTAGGAAGCTGAAGGGAGGAAGTTCACGAGAGAGTGAGCCAAAGAACCCCGG
- the KLC1 gene encoding kinesin light chain 1 isoform X24 translates to MYENMSTMVYIKEDKLEKLTQDEIISKTKQVIQGLEALKNEHNSILQSLLETLKCLKKDDESNLVEEKSNMIRKSLEMLELGLSEAQVMMALSNHLNAVESEKQKLRAQVRRLCQENQWLRDELANTQQKLQKSEQSVAQLEEEKKHLEFMNQLKKYDDDISPSEDKDTDSTKEPLDDLFPNDEDDPGQGIQQQHSSAAAAAQQGGYEIPARLRTLHNLVIQYASQGRYEVAVPLCKQALEDLEKTSGHDHPDVATMLNILALVYRDQNKYKDAANLLNDALAIREKTLGKDHPAVAATLNNLAVLYGKRGKYKEAEPLCKRALEIREKVLGKDHPDVAKQLNNLALLCQNQGKYEEVEYYYQRALEIYQTKLGPDDPNVAKTKNNLASCYLKQGKFKQAETLYKEILTRAHEREFGSVDDENKPIWMHAEEREECKGKQKDGTSFGEYGGWYKACKVDSPTVTTTLKNLGALYRRQGKFEAAETLEEAAMRSRKQGLDNVHKQRVAEVLNDPENMEKRRSRESLNVDVVKYESGPDGGEEVSMSVEWNGGVSGRASFCGKRQQQQWPGRRYR, encoded by the exons ATGTATGAGAACATGTCCACAATGGTGTACATAAAGGAAGACAAGTTGGAGAAGCTTACGCAGgatgaaattatttctaagaCAAAGCAAGTGATTCAGGGGCTGGAGGCTTTGAAGAATGAGCACAATTCCATCTTACAAAGTTTACTGGAGACACTGAAGTGTTTGAAGAAGGATGATGAGAGTAACCTGGTGGAGGAGAAATCAAACATGATCCGGAAGTCACTGGAGATGTTGGAGCTTGGCCTGAGTGAGGCACAG GTTATGATGGCTTTGTCGAATCACCTGAATGCTGTGGAGTCTGAGAAACAGAAACTGCGTGCACAGGTTCGTCGTCTGTGCCAGGAGAATCAGTGGCTGCGGGATGAGCTGGCCAACACGCAGCAGAAACTGCAGAAGAGTGAGCAGTCTGTGGCTCAactggaggaggagaagaagcatCTGGAGTTTATGAATCAGCTAAAAAAATACGATGATGACATTTCCCCATCT GAGGACAAAGACACTGATTCTACCAAAGAGCCTCTGGATGACCTTTTCCCCAATGATGAAGACGACCCAGGGCAAGGAA TCCAGCAGCAGCACAGCAGTGCAGCCGCGGCTGCCCAGCAGGGCGGCTACGAGATTCCTGCACGGCTGCGTACGCTCCACAACCTGGTGATCCAGTATGCCTCTCAGGGGCGCTACGAGGTAGCTGTGCCCCTCTGCAAGCAGGCCCTGGAGGACCTGGAGAAGACTTCAGGACATGACCACCCCGACGTGGCCACCATGCTCAACATCCTGGCCTTGGTGTACAG gGATCAGAATAAATACAAAGACGCAGCTAACCTGCTGAATGACGCCTTGGCTATCCGTGAGAAAACCCTGGGCAAAGACCATCCTGCG GTGGCAGCGACTTTGAATAACCTTGCAGTCCTTTATGGTAAAAGAGGGAAGTACAAAGAAGCAGAGCCATTGTGTAAAAGAGCTCTGGAAATCCGAGAAAAG GTTTTGGGGAAGGACCACCCCGACGTTGCCAAGCAGTTGAATAACTTGGCCTTACTGTGCCAGAACCAGGGCAAGTATGAAGAGGTCGAGTACTATTACCAAAGAGCCCTGGAGATCTACCAGACGAAACTGGGGCCGGACGACCCCAACGTGGCCAAGACGAAAAATAACCTG gcatCCTGCTATCTGAAGCAAGGAAAGTTCAAGCAGGCAGAAACACTGTACAAAGAAATTCTCACTCGTGCACATGAACGGGAGTTTGGTTCTGTAGATG ATGAAAATAAACCCATTTGGATGCAtgctgaagaaagagaagaatgcaaa GGAAAGCAAAAGGATGGGACATCTTTTGGAGAGTATGGCGGCTGGTACAAAGCCTGCAAAGTTGATAG TCCAACTGTTACAACCACTCTGAAAAACCTCGGGGCACTTTATAGACGTCAAGGCAAATTTGAAGCTGCAGAAACATTAGAAGAAGCTGCCATGAGGTCTCGCAAACAG GGTCTTGACAATGTTCACAAACAGAGGGTGGCGGAAGTGCTCAATGACCCTGAGAACATGGAGAAGCGCAGGAGCCGCGAGAGCCTCAACGTGGACGTGGTCAAGTACGAGAGTGGCCCTGACGGAGGGGAGGAAGTGAGTATGAGCGTAGAGTGGAACGGG